The nucleotide window CGCCGGGGACGTCGGATGACGCGGCCGGCGGCGGGGCTTCGGCTGGCGGCGACTCCTTCTTGTCACACGCAGTGACCACCGCGAGGACAATCGCCAGCGCGCACCATGCGAGTGGGACGCGATGAATATTGTTCAGTGGCATGCGGCGAATTGTAGCGGAGCCGTCGAGAACGTGTCAAACGAGTGGCGAAGCACCTCGCAGCGCGCCAAGCGCGCGACCCGTTACGCGGCCTTGGCGATGTTGGCGGTGTCCCCGTCGGCCGGCTTGACCGCATGGACGCACCCGCCGCCCGTGGCCTTGGCTTGGTACAAGGCGAAATCCGCGGCCCGCAGCAGCGACTCTTTGTCGCGGCCGTGCTCGGGATACGCCGCCACCCCCAAGCTGGCCGAGAGCGCGATCCGATCCTGCGCCACGGTCAGAGGCAGGCTCGTGATCCGGCGCAGGATCCGGTTGGCCGCGGCCATCGCGTCTTTGAGCGTGGTCTCGGGGAACAAGACGAGCATTTCGTCGCCACCGTACCGCCCGGCCACGTCGGTGGTACGCGTCACCGAGCGAATCGCGTCGCAGAACCGGCGGATGGCGGCGTCACCCGCCTGATGGCCGCCCTTCTCGTTGATCGCCTTGAGATTGTCCACGTCGATGAAGACCAGCGCAAACGGCCGACCGTGCCGCGCCGCAAGGAGGAATTCGTCCGTCAACCGGTCCTCGAAGGCCCGGCGGTTGACGAAGCCCGTGAGGCCGTCGACCGTGGCGAGGCGCTCGGCCTCCTCGCGGAGCACGATGAGCCGAAGCGCCTGCGCAGCGTCGTGGGTAATCCTGACGACCAGATCCTCATCCGCATCCGAGAACGTTCCATGCCCGGGATCGAACAGGTAGAGCTGCGAGCGCGCGCCGGCTTCGACCGCGACCGGCACCGTCATCAAGGCACGGACGGCGCCTGCCCACGGAAGACCCTGCAAGCGGGCGTCGTGCTCCGCCGCCTGGATGCGCAACGGGCGATCCCCGGAGGGCAACGCCGAGATCAAGGCCTGCCGCTCGTCGAGCGTTGCGGCAGGTCCCGGCGCGATTCCGGATTCGATCAGGTGCACGACCTCCCCGTGGTCGTTGAGCACCGCCAACACCCCGTACTGGGCGTCGGTCGCGGAGCACGCGAAGGTTGCCAGCGTGCGCGACACGTCGTCCCTCGAACCTCCTCGGCGGAACGCGCGGCCGGCCGCGTAGAGCACCTCCAGGCGCCGGGACCGGCGCTGCGCCTCTTCCTGCGAGACCGTCAACCGATCCACCAACTCGTTGAACGCGCCGGAGACCCTCCCGATCTCGTCGTGGCCGCGGACCGTCAACCTCGCATCGCCGCCCGAGGTCAGGGCCGAGATGCCCTGGGTGAGCGACGCCAGAGGACGCATCAGCCAGCGGGGGATCAACGCGAACGCAATCACCAATCCCACGGGCAGCCCGATCGCCAACGCGATGAGCAGTCGTGTCGCCGTGGTGGCGTAAGCGGCCGCGCGCTGCCTCCAGTCGGTGAGGTCGGCGTCGACCAGCGCGTGAAACCGAGCGGCCTTGGCGTTGACCTCGTCCGAGAGGCGATTGACCGTGTTCATCACCCGGATGGCTTGAGGGTCGCCCGCCGGGTGTTCGACAAACAGCACCTCGACCGCGAGCGTGCTCAGGTGCGCGACGTCGTCGTGAATATCGCGCGCGACCGTCTGCCACTCGGCATCCCCATGGTCGCGTTGCAACGCGGAGAGCAGCCCGGAGATTTCGAGCACCGATCGGTCGAAAGCGTCGCGGCGAGACACGTCTTCGGTCAAGAGATAGTCGTTCACCGGAGCCAGCAAACCGGCCAGGTCCAGTTGCAGGCGATCCGTCAACGCCATGCGCGAGGCGAGGCGCTCCGCGTCGCGTGTGGCGCGGGCCAGGTCGTTGATCACGTAACCCAGCCCCGCGGTGACGCCCGCGACCAACAAGGCCGCCCCGGCCGCGACAAGCGTCAACCGCGCGCGCATGGAATAGGTCATGGCCATCAAGAGCCGCACCGGACGCCACGAAAGAATAGCAAAGTTACCGGCGGGCGCTACCCGGCAGGGGACGCCGGCGTCCGGTGCGAGGAGGGCTTACGAGCCCGAGGAAGGACGCGCGGGGCTTCGCGTCAAATCCGCTTCGATCTGGGCGATCTGTTGTCTGACCTCGGCCGCGGCCGGGGCCTCGGGGTACAGGCGCAACCAGGTGTTCCACGTCTCGACAGCCTTGCGCTTGTCCTGTTTGTCATAAAGGTAAAGAAAGCCCAAATTGTAGAGCGTGTTCTCGTGTCGCGGATCCGCGGCCAGGTTCTTTTGCAGCTCGGCAAACGCCTGCTCGGGCTTGCCCCCGTATTTGTACGCGATCGCCAGATTGGTCCGGACCTCGAGGTTCTGCGGGTCGACGGCCAGCGCGCGTCGATACAGATCCTGCGCCGCGTCGAAGCGGGAGATCATCATGTTCGCGTTCGCCAAGGAGACCAACGCCTCGAGATCCTTGGGGTCCTTCTCCAGCCGCGTCTTGAACGCCATGATGTCTTCCATGGGGTTGCGGGTGCCTGGGGGCAGCGACCGGTTGGCGGCCAGCGCCGATGGATCAGCCGGAGCCGAGGGGGTGGTCAGCGGAGGGTGATTGGGCGGGAGCGCGGTGTTGGGCTGGATCGGAGGGGGAAGGCCGGCTTCGCCGACGGGCTCCGGGAGCCCCTCGCCTTGAGGCTTCTGGCAGCCTTGCACCAACAGGCCCGCGAAGACGCACAGTGCGGCAACCCCAACGATCGCTCTCATACTCGTCACTCTGCCTCCGGTTTGGTCCCTGCCCCGTTGTGAAAAACGCGAACAGCGTCGCAGGTCGCTCAAAAAGCTCCAGCCGCAAGGCCGCAGCAACCTGCTACTCGCCTTTCCCGGCAAACCCGCGTTCCGTCATCCGCGTCGGGTCCAAGAGCACCTTGAGCCGTTCGGGAGACAGCACCTTTTGCTCGAGCGCCACTTCGCGCACGGTCTTGCCGGTGCGATACGACTCCTTGGCGATCTTGGCCGCCGCGTCGTACCCGATCTCGGGCGCGAGCGCGGTACACATCGCCAGGCTTTGCTCGATCATGGCTTCGCAGCGCCCTTCGTTGGCGGTCAGGCCCGCCACGCACTTGCTCGTGAAGTTTTTCACGGCCGACGCCTGGAGCTGAATCGACTCCAAGAGGTTGTACGCCATCACGGGCAGCATAACGTTGAGCTCAAAGTTCCCCGACTGGCCCCCGAGCATGATGGCGGTGTCGTTCCCGATCACCTGCACGCAGACCTGCAGCAGGGATTCGGCGATCACCGGGTTCACCTTCCCCGGCATGATGGACGAGCCGGGTTGGGTCTCCGGCAGATTGATCTCACCGATCCCGCAACGGGGACCCGATCCGAGCCAGCGGATGTCGTTGGCGACCTTGATCAGGCTGACCGCCAAGGTCTTGAGCGCCCCGCTGGCTTCGACCAGCGAGTCCTGCGCACCCTGCGCCTCGAAGTGATCGGCCGCCTCCACGAAGAACTGACAGTCGGTCTCTCGCGCGAGCAGCGTAATCACCTTGGCGGCGAAATCGGGGTGGGTGTTGATGCCCGTGCCCACCGCGGTGCCGCCCAACGCCAGCTCACCCAAGGACGCCCGCATGTTCTCGACCCGGCGGATGCCCAACTCGATTTGACGCGCGTACCCTCCGAATTCCTGGCCGAGGCGGACCGGCGTGGCGTCTTGCAGGTGCGTCCGGCCGATCTTCACCACCCGCGCAAACTCCAGCGACTTGTGGACCAACGTGGTGTGCAGCACCGTGAGCGCCGGAAGCAGCTCGCGGTCGATGGTTTCCAGCGCCGCAACGTGGATCGCGGTGGGGATCACGTCGTTGCTCGACTGCCCGAGGTTCACGTGGTCGTTGGGATGCACCAGCTTGGATCCCAGGACCCCGCCCAGGAGCTGGGTGGCCCGGTTCGCGATCACCTCGTTGGCGTTCATGTTGGTCGAGGTCCCCGACCCGGTCTGGAAGAGATCCACCACGAACTGATCGTCCCACTGGCCGTCGACCACCTCGCGCGCCGCGCGCACGATCGCGTCGGCCTTGTCGGCGGCAAGCAGGCCCAGATCGCGGTTCACCTGGGCTGCGGCCCACTTCACCAAACCCAGGGCCCGGATGAAGCTGCGGGGCCAGCGCAGGGTGCTGACGGGAAAATTCTCGACCGCGCGTTGGGTCTGGGCGCCGTAGAGCGCCGACGCCGGGACCCGCATCTCCCCCATCGAATCCCGCTCGATCCGAAACTCGCGCCCTGCCGTTTTCGACTCAGCCATGATGTCTCTCCGTCGTTCAGCAGGCGCGGATTGTATCACAATCCACCGGATCAACGGATGTTTCGACCTCTGGCGGCACGCTCGCACGCCCCTCCACATATCCGGTATAATTTCAGCGTGCGACGAGATCGTCGATTTTCACACCGTTTCAGGGGTAGGACACAGACGTTGACCGGCCGTTGATGACTTCGCCTTCAGACTACGTATACATCACCTCTGCCGATGACTTGGCTCAGGCCGCCTCGATCTTGCGCCAAGCCACGGTGTTGGGAGTGGACACGGAATCGGACTCGCTGCACTCGTATCAGGAGCGTGTGTCCGTCATCCAGGTGAGCGACGGCAAGTTGAACGCGGTGGTCGATCCCTTGCTGCTCCCCGACGTCCAGCCCTTGGCGCCGCTGTTGGCCGACCCGGGCATCGTCAAGGTGTTTCACGGCGCGGACTACGACGTGGTGGGACTCAAGCGCGACTTCGGATTCGGGATCGTGTCGATCTTTGACACGTGCCTCGCGGCTCAGGCCGCGGGTGAACCCAAGTACTCGCTGGGCGACCTGCTCGTACGCTACTTCGACGTGACCCTCGAGAAGAAATACCAAAAGGCGCACTGGTCCAAGCGCCCGCTGTCTGCGGACATGCTGGCCTACGCGGCCAAGGACACCCAGTATCTCCCGTCCCTCTACGAGATCCTGCGCAAAGAAGCGCAGGCCAGGGGCCGTTTGCCCCAGATCGAAGAAGAGGGAGAATGGGTCAGCCGTCGGGAGTGGACCGGACGCGCGTTCGTTCCGGACGACTACCTGCGCATCAAAGGCGCGCAGGCGCTGCCGCCACCCGCGCAACGCGTGCTGCGCGCGCTGGCCGTGGTGCGCGACGCGTTGGCCAAGCGGGCCAACCGTCCGCCGTTCAAGGTGATCTCCGGCGACGACCTGCTCGCGATGGCCGTGAAACAACCCGCCACGCCCGCCGATCTGGAGGCCTTGTTTCCCTCGACGTCGGCCTCCGCTCGCCGCGAGCCCCGCCGGTGGCTGGAGGCGATCCGCGAGGGCCTGGCCGACAAGTCGCCGTTGCCCCAGCGCAGCGGGTTGCGCTTCGAACCGTTTTCCGCCGCGCAGGAACGGGCCTTTGCCCGCTTACGCGTGTGGCGCACCAATCAGGCCAAAGACGAAGGCGTGGAACCCGCCATGGTGTTTTCCACCGACCAGATCAAGTCGATCGTGCGCGCATGGCCCAAATCCGCGGAGGCGTTCGCCGCGATCCCCGGCATCCGCCGCTGGCAGGTCGCCCGCTACGGTGAAACCGTGCTGGCGCTGCTGGAATAACCGTCCGCGACCAAAGGTTCCACGGTCCGCCACGCCGTCCTCGTCATAAGTCCTGCGCTTGACAGAAGGAGTTTCCGCTCTCCGATCACATCCGGCCGTAGCCCGCACACGAAACTCGCGTTCCCTTGACTTCATCGCGCGGGATGCGCTAGAGAGCCTAGCATCCCCCTACGGAGAATCGGAATGGATCCCACCACGCTTCGCCAAATTGCGATCTCGGCCGCCGTGTTTGCGGCGGTGACCGGAGGCGCGTTGTTCGCGCGGCGCCTGCTGCTCTCGCTCTTCCGGCGGTGGGCGGCCAAGACCGAGACGGCGCTGGACGACGTGCTGCTCAGCGTGATTCGTGGGCCGTCGATCTTCTGGGCCATTGCGTTGGGCCTGTACGTGGGCATCGGCACGTCCGTGCTCCCGCCGCGGATGGTCCAGCTCTCGTTTTGGGGGCTCCACGCGCTGGTGATCCTGTCCTTCACCTTCGTCGCCGCCAACGTGGCGTCGCACGCGCTGCGGTTCGCCGCCCAACGCGCCGACCTGCCCCTCACCGGCTTGGCGCAAGGGGTGGTCAAAGGCGTCGTCATTGCGCTGGGCGTTGTGGTCCTCCTCGGCACCCTGGGGGTCTCGATCACGCCGATTTTGACGGCCCTGGGTGTGGGCGGCTTGGCCGTCGCCCTCGCCCTTCAGGACACGCTGTCCAATTTGTTTGCAGGGATTCACATCCTGATAGAGAAGTCGATCCGCGTGGGGGACTTCATCCGGTTGGAGAGCGGGGAGGAGGGGTACGTCACCGACATCGGATGGCGGACCACCCGGATTCGTTTATTGCCGAACAACGTGGTGATCATTCCCAACAACAAGCTCGCGCAGGCCCGCATCGTCAACTTCAACCTCCCGGAAAAGAAGCTGGCGCTCCTCATCCCGATCAGCGTGTCGTATGAAGCGGACGTGGATCTGGTCCAACGGATTCTCGTGGAGGAAGCCACACGCGGCATCGGCCAGATTTCCGGCCTCCTGGCCGAACCCGCGCCGTTTGTACGATTCATTCCGGGGTTCGGCCAGTCGTCATTGGATTTCACGCTGATTTGCCACGTCGGTGAGTTCGTGGACCAGTTCCTGGTCCAACACGAGCTGCGGCTGCGGGTTCTCAAACGCTTTCGGGACGAGGGCGTGGCGATCCCGTTCCCGTCGAGGACCGTCTACGTGCACGGGGAGTCCGCGCTCTCCGCGTCGACTCCGGGAAAGGACGGCGCATGAAGATCTCCCTGCGTCTGATCGTCTCGCTGGTGGTGGTCCTGACGGCCGCGATTGCGTTGTTCACGTTGAGCCAGACGCGGCAGGAATACGCCCGTTCGACCAACGAACTTCTGCGGCGCGCCCAGCTCTTGGGCGAGGGCCTTCAAGAAGCCGCGGCGCCCGCGCTCGCGGCCCAGAACGCCCGCGCGCTGCAACGCATCGTGGACAAGTTCGCCAACCGAGAGCGCCTCGCCGGCATCGCGGTGTTCGATCCGGCCGGCGCGACGCTCGCCGTCACGACGAGCCTGCAGGACGTGGCCTCGTTCGTGCGTCCCCAGACCGTGTTGGAGTCCGATCGCGACCAGGCGCGCCTGATCGAACGCGACGGTCGGACGTTTCACGTGTACGCGCTCCCGTTGACCGACGACGATCGGGTGCTCGGCGTCTTGGCCGTGGTGCACGACGCAGACCACATCCGCGCAAGGGTCACACAGATCTGGACCGAAAATTTTCTGCGCCTGCTCACCTACGCGTTCGTGATCGCGGTGACCACGCTGATCGTCGTCCGCTGGAGCATCGAAGGGCCCATTGCCCGGATGGCCGACTGGATGAAACAGCTCCGCCTCGGAAACGGCACGGCGGCCAAGCCGCCGATTTCGGGACCGCTCTTCAAGCCCTTGGCGTCCGAGGCCGCTCGCATGGTGAACACCCTCGCCCAAGCCCGGGCTTCGGCCGAACACGAAGCGCGGCTCCGGCTGACGTCGGAATCGTTGTGGACCGCGGAACGGCTCAAAGAGTTCGTTCGCACCAAACTCCAGGGACGGGCGTTCGTGCTGGTGTCCAACCGAGAGCCCTACGTTCATACCCGTCGCGGGAAAGCGATCGAGTGGGTGGTCCCGGCCAGCGGCCTGGTGACGGCCCTCGAACCCGTGATGCGCGCCTCCGAGGGGCTCTGGGTGGCGCACGGCAGCGGCGACGCCGACGCGCTCACGGTCGACGAGCACGACCGCGTGCG belongs to Nitrospirota bacterium and includes:
- a CDS encoding mechanosensitive ion channel family protein, encoding MDPTTLRQIAISAAVFAAVTGGALFARRLLLSLFRRWAAKTETALDDVLLSVIRGPSIFWAIALGLYVGIGTSVLPPRMVQLSFWGLHALVILSFTFVAANVASHALRFAAQRADLPLTGLAQGVVKGVVIALGVVVLLGTLGVSITPILTALGVGGLAVALALQDTLSNLFAGIHILIEKSIRVGDFIRLESGEEGYVTDIGWRTTRIRLLPNNVVIIPNNKLAQARIVNFNLPEKKLALLIPISVSYEADVDLVQRILVEEATRGIGQISGLLAEPAPFVRFIPGFGQSSLDFTLICHVGEFVDQFLVQHELRLRVLKRFRDEGVAIPFPSRTVYVHGESALSASTPGKDGA
- a CDS encoding HRDC domain-containing protein, yielding MTSPSDYVYITSADDLAQAASILRQATVLGVDTESDSLHSYQERVSVIQVSDGKLNAVVDPLLLPDVQPLAPLLADPGIVKVFHGADYDVVGLKRDFGFGIVSIFDTCLAAQAAGEPKYSLGDLLVRYFDVTLEKKYQKAHWSKRPLSADMLAYAAKDTQYLPSLYEILRKEAQARGRLPQIEEEGEWVSRREWTGRAFVPDDYLRIKGAQALPPPAQRVLRALAVVRDALAKRANRPPFKVISGDDLLAMAVKQPATPADLEALFPSTSASARREPRRWLEAIREGLADKSPLPQRSGLRFEPFSAAQERAFARLRVWRTNQAKDEGVEPAMVFSTDQIKSIVRAWPKSAEAFAAIPGIRRWQVARYGETVLALLE
- a CDS encoding tetratricopeptide repeat protein, encoding MRAIVGVAALCVFAGLLVQGCQKPQGEGLPEPVGEAGLPPPIQPNTALPPNHPPLTTPSAPADPSALAANRSLPPGTRNPMEDIMAFKTRLEKDPKDLEALVSLANANMMISRFDAAQDLYRRALAVDPQNLEVRTNLAIAYKYGGKPEQAFAELQKNLAADPRHENTLYNLGFLYLYDKQDKRKAVETWNTWLRLYPEAPAAAEVRQQIAQIEADLTRSPARPSSGS
- a CDS encoding diguanylate cyclase: MAMTYSMRARLTLVAAGAALLVAGVTAGLGYVINDLARATRDAERLASRMALTDRLQLDLAGLLAPVNDYLLTEDVSRRDAFDRSVLEISGLLSALQRDHGDAEWQTVARDIHDDVAHLSTLAVEVLFVEHPAGDPQAIRVMNTVNRLSDEVNAKAARFHALVDADLTDWRQRAAAYATTATRLLIALAIGLPVGLVIAFALIPRWLMRPLASLTQGISALTSGGDARLTVRGHDEIGRVSGAFNELVDRLTVSQEEAQRRSRRLEVLYAAGRAFRRGGSRDDVSRTLATFACSATDAQYGVLAVLNDHGEVVHLIESGIAPGPAATLDERQALISALPSGDRPLRIQAAEHDARLQGLPWAGAVRALMTVPVAVEAGARSQLYLFDPGHGTFSDADEDLVVRITHDAAQALRLIVLREEAERLATVDGLTGFVNRRAFEDRLTDEFLLAARHGRPFALVFIDVDNLKAINEKGGHQAGDAAIRRFCDAIRSVTRTTDVAGRYGGDEMLVLFPETTLKDAMAAANRILRRITSLPLTVAQDRIALSASLGVAAYPEHGRDKESLLRAADFALYQAKATGGGCVHAVKPADGDTANIAKAA
- a CDS encoding class II fumarate hydratase, whose amino-acid sequence is MAESKTAGREFRIERDSMGEMRVPASALYGAQTQRAVENFPVSTLRWPRSFIRALGLVKWAAAQVNRDLGLLAADKADAIVRAAREVVDGQWDDQFVVDLFQTGSGTSTNMNANEVIANRATQLLGGVLGSKLVHPNDHVNLGQSSNDVIPTAIHVAALETIDRELLPALTVLHTTLVHKSLEFARVVKIGRTHLQDATPVRLGQEFGGYARQIELGIRRVENMRASLGELALGGTAVGTGINTHPDFAAKVITLLARETDCQFFVEAADHFEAQGAQDSLVEASGALKTLAVSLIKVANDIRWLGSGPRCGIGEINLPETQPGSSIMPGKVNPVIAESLLQVCVQVIGNDTAIMLGGQSGNFELNVMLPVMAYNLLESIQLQASAVKNFTSKCVAGLTANEGRCEAMIEQSLAMCTALAPEIGYDAAAKIAKESYRTGKTVREVALEQKVLSPERLKVLLDPTRMTERGFAGKGE